The segment GTTATCATATTacatacttataaatttaaatttgtaagaattgtagtaaataaaaattaaatgattgtaTGGCGTATTAGATAAGCATAAAGTTTAAGGTgtgcaaaatcatttttttttaaatgataaattgtTTATATACATTCATGGGACGTCCACCATTTGACTTTTGAACCTGCAGGAAAAAAAACTGGAATGTCATGACTAGCCAAGCTACCATGAGACCCACAGAGTTGTTGAAGTGGGAGACATGTCATCAACACCATAAGAGCATGGAGCCTCGCCTTGAAGAGGGACTCCGCCCTCCTTTCTTTCCCCGGAACACGccttccccttttttttcttttccttttggcACCCGGCGTCATCATCAGTCCACGCTCCGAATCAATTTCTCCCCTGCCCTCTGAGACCTGACACTTAACCCACTTTACCTCCTCAAAAGTTTACCTTCTAAGACagacaaacaaaatatttgCTGATTCGAGGTAATTTGACACCAAAATGGCAAAATGCATGCATGGGTTGGGGGAAAAAAACATACATTTCCTTTAAGCTGTATTTGACCATTTAGAGCCTACATTACGTACCAACAAGGGATACTTCTACTTCTTCCGGTATTGGTATATAAAATTGAATCAACTCGGTCAATTCAACTAACCTATGATCTGATATATAAGATTGAGAAAACCTTACAGAAATTATACAAAACTTGTAATTCGGATCATGAGACCAGATTACCCCGTAAaagcaaacccaaaaaaataacgAAGTAAAATTctctatcataaaaaaaaattgaataaaaaacacaaataacaaaaaaaaaaaataaagaacaaatctggtataaaattaaatgaaataaaacaaagaggaatgaaattaaaaaataaaatatcccaagaaaaaaattaataaaaagtcgcaattaaaataattaggatcaattttgatatcaatattaaatgaaataaaagaataggggaaagaaataaaaaaaataaaaaaatcaagaaaacgataaaaaatataacaatcaaaataaaaaaagtcaaatttgatagataaaaaacaaaaaataataaaattaaaaaatcattctaattttataaattatatcacataaaataaacaaatcaaattgaaaagctggtttgaaaaaaagagaggaaggtTTGGCAGGGGAATCAAcagggagaaaaagaaaagaaaagaaagttatGGGCCAAACTGCATTGCTTTACAGTTTGACCGTTCTCGTATCCTGCAGTAACGTAAAAAGTAGAAGAAATCTTCAGGCATGGTTTGATATATACATATAGCAATCACAATTCAGTAGCAGGGACATTTCTCCTTGTTACTGATATTATGCTGTGGAAATCGCCACCTTGGCATGAACCCTCTTTTGCATCAAAACCACCTAACTTTTATTCTTTACAATTCTCTACTAtatacaaaggaaaaaaaagtgaaataaaaagaactctcttttcctttttgcttGTTCTTTAATATTCTTCCAAAAGTTCATTTCACCATAAATCTTCCTATTTCCTCTTTGCAACTTCACTTCTGTTACATCCACAGGTAGAGAAAGTAGCTGATCCAGAAATTGAGCTCTAATTCTTTTTATGTATCAGCAAATATAATCACCACACTGCATTGCTTTACAGCTCCATCTAAACCTATCTCATAATTCTGAGATGggttctcccttctctctcactTTGATAATTCTTCTTTCATTAAATTCAGTGAGAGTTGAAGCTCAAGGGATCAAATCTGCTCGTTTACTTGATCTACTCATCAGAGACTACACACTTAAGTCCAGTGGCGTACGCTTCAAGACAGGTATGGTACACACTGTACACTTGCCAGCAAATTTCTCCGGCATCAAAGTCGATGCGGTGAGGTTTCGATGTGGCAGTCTAAGAAGATACGGCGCTCAAGTTAAGGAATTCCATCTGGGTATTGGTGTAACCTTGCAGCCATGTGCTGAGAGACTCGTGGTAATTAGACAAAACTTGGATCTTAACTGGTCCCCTATATATTATGCCAACTATGATTTATCAGGATATCAACTTGTGTCACCTATTTTAGGCCTTTTAGCTTACAATTTTGGTAGTGATGTGAACGTTAGCGACTCTTTTGAGATCGGAATTCATGCTGGAGAAAAACCAATTACTGTAGACTTCAGCAATGCATCAACTACTGCCAATGTATCGGGAGTTAGGCCATTGTGTGCTAGTTTTGAAAATGATGGTAGGGTGATAATTAAAGTCCCAGAATCACTTTTTGTTTGTGTAGCTAAAAGGCATGGGCATTATGGTTTGGTGATTAAGTCACCGCCAGCGCCACCACCATCAATGCAGATGATAAAAAGGAAGATCAGCTTGTGGAAAGTGGTGGTTGGGAGCTCAGTTGGGACTGCATTGGGTGTGTTTTTATTGGGGATGCTTTTTGTGGCAATGTTTGTTCAGGTAAAGAAGAAAGCAAGAATGGAGGAAATGGAGAGAAGAGCTTACGAAGAGGAAGCTCTTCAAGTATCGATGGTTGGACATGTCAGGGCTCCTACAGCAACTGTTACTCGGACGACGCCTATAATTGAGCATGGGTCTAGACCTTATCCTTCTTGAACTGTTCGTTTTCTTTatgatcattattctttttgtAATATTAGATGCAAGGACAAGTAATTTGTATTGAGAAGAAGGATAGATTAGCCAAATTCTTTTTGAGTTCCTTATATGGGTGCAGAGACAAACTCTGTTTCTTGAGTTCTGTTTTCATTTGTTTACTCTCCCTTtaattccttctcttttttatcctGTTTTTAGAATATAATCCCATTATGATTCAAACAAGGTAAACAGGCAATAATCTTGGTTTACGGCAGACAATTTCTAGATCAGAATAACCAATTCAAATTTTGAATCTTTAAATAATATGCAGAATtcgtctctttttttctctgctgATTCACTTGTTTGTCCATTTTCTTACAAGTGAATTAAGCATTCAGAAATGAAAAACTGtaacctttcttcttcttcttttcggGTGGGCGAGGGTAAAGCTGCTAAAGTCGAAGTTCGCCTAATACTGTAATAGTTGTTTGAGAggtacaaagaaaaagaaaaagcgaCACGTTCTATAATGCTGTTTTAAGATAATGTCTCCGAATATCATGGCAGCACAGACATGTCCGATGTACCTTTTACAATGAGCATAGACAAAAGACTTTTGTAATAGTCTTCGTGATCTGAGGAAAAGTCAAACCTCATACTTGAACACTGTGGCAAGTAGCGTTCAGTATAGTtgcttcttttctgtttttttcttttctttttttgcttgaaaataaattttttattttttaaaatttatttttaatattaatatattaaaataattcaaaaacatttaaaataaataaataaattttttattattattaaacagcGTTTGAACCGCGTCTGCCTTTTTGCTTTCACTTCAGAAATGCTGTCGATATTGGGCCACTTAACATCAAAGTTACTATAAGAATGATCGGTCAAGATGTTTTAGAATTTGAAATATGCTCCGGTAATTTGGTAAaaggttttgaatttataaatgcGGGTTCTTACATGCGTCCATGGAAAAAGGTGCATTTCTGATTGGAAACCCACAAAAGGTGTGCCTCTGAGTTTACTACTACAGTTTCTGGATTTTGGTACTTTTGTATGTTATTCTTTCTATGACACTTGAGCAGCTTCATAATTGTGCTTCAATTGCAGTATCATCTGAAAGTGAGCTTGTGAAACCTCTTCTTGCAGCAGAGGTATGCTTTTCAACATTGTCTTTATCTGCCCAAATTAAGCTGGAGTAAGGGTAACTGGGAGGGGCTTGTGAACAAGAAGCAAATTCGTCAtaaaaatttctaataaattgaTGACAACAACTAGCCTAAAGGTTTCGGATAGCTTAAACTGAAATGATAACCACGAATCAGTTTTGGGTTGTTGTTAATTTTGGGCAGTGTGTTTGCAGGATTTGTGGTGAAAAATTGTGGTAGAAGACGATGAAGAATTATTGCTgaaaatatgaataattaattgTTGCTAGAAATTCCTTTAACCAATGCTATagaatttgttgtttttgttgggtTGAAACTGTGAGGAACTGTGGGGAAATCTGTGTAAGTTATGCTCTtgagtttgatatttttatttgcttgaaaAGGTTAAGAATTGTTGAGCAATCTGTTATAAATATGAATTTAGTggcatttttataaaaaagcatGGTTTTAGCTTGAGAAGCCTGATAAATCTTGAGCTCTAAGGTaaatgttttctaattattgATGAGTTGTGGATTCTATGATCCTATGAGAAGTgggatttttatttcatttggttttaatgttgtttaatgttttatattttatttatcaagttaaactattgaagtaaaaaaaaaacaaaaacataaactcTTCAAAGTATGGTAATAAAAACCTAAGATgaaaaccatctaggtggtggtctagtggtaagagcttgtaactaaggggtttgctccctcttaggtctcaggttcaaactctatgactgctcatatgatggccactggaggcttacatggtcgttaacttcagggcccgtgggattagtcgaggtgcgcgtaagctggcccggacacccacgataatcaaaaaaaaaaaaaaaaaaaaaaaaaaaaaacctaagatgAAACGTTGCTTAGAAGTGGTCTTATTTTGATTACCCTTATCTTATGAGTTAAGCCTGGGCGTGTCCAGAAAATTGCTAGGCCAACGAGATTAGAGGTGCAAATTAACTAAGATGAAAGCATCAGCGAACCTTAATTTGTACCAAAACAACACTCGTAGGGAGAAACAACCACTTCTTTCAAGTAAGCTAATGCTTAATGGATGGGAGCCATCATGAATTTGAAGTGCTAAGGTAGGCTATGCCCGAAATTTCAGTAAGCCCAAATGATTAGAAACATCGACAGAGCATTTACTCTAAGACATTGgcttttttaattagtttgaaattatttttttattgataaaccTACATCTTTATTGTTAGAATGTGGGTTTTCTTAGTACAGAGAAAAACTAGTTGATACTGCTTCCTGTCacgaaaataattaatttttatgttaactaattttatttattaagatgaTTTTAATTCATGCGTATTTTTTAGAGtgtttaaaaaagatttgagtttgaaatcttttttatttcgagttaatttcaagttttagtataactttttagatttttttaatgttatgaaCCATCTATCAAAATTTCTATAATAGTTTGAttgaaaaatcagtttttttcattaaaaaagttTAGCACTAATTTTTCACCTACTGAGATGGCTAAAATTTGAGTTAAGTCAAACCACGctatagttgatttttttttttaaaaaaaagttgaagttgAGGCACGCAGTATACCATCCATGATCCACctcaattatatctttttaaaggaAGTGGGCTTGCACGCAGGCGTTTCTAAGTTGGACAAATGcctgatttttttaacattttttaatttatatttaaattaatactcaTCTatctgattttctttctttattcttctatttagtattttttttaaatagtttttgttttttaagtattttttatatatttaatttttgaatagatttttcttattcatctacaatatttttatatagttgaattttaatttgagatttttttaataaatataaccttgcaagagctttttttttccttttgattttatttggttaattttatatgtgtatttatttctattataatttgattaaataaaaataataattttattaaacagtCATTAAACACAATTGGGTAAATAAATCATGTtttgatttcaaatattttgatttacatCTACCTCTTGACTTtaatgtgtgtatatatatatatcgttaatgattttttttatttgttgatataGAAGgttctagtttaatttaattagatatatgtacaaactttctaatttatgcttaatattttttatgaaaaaaacatataaaaaaagcctaaatgtttagtttttttttactggaataACAAATATCCGATTTATAACAAAACATAGGTTAAATAACTAGTATTAATCTGAAAagcaaatttcaaattaaaaaattgaaaaataatgtctttatgatttttatatgaccatattaaaacaaaaatcaaagattaattaattcaccaaaatgatgtaaaaaaaaatcattgaatatTCTGTCGTATTTGTTCTTACAATTTATTGcttaacatgatcatatatagttattaaaaaagttattgcaaatataaactaatatcatttataaaatatacataatagaatgatt is part of the Populus nigra chromosome 8, ddPopNigr1.1, whole genome shotgun sequence genome and harbors:
- the LOC133701413 gene encoding uncharacterized protein LOC133701413; the encoded protein is MGSPFSLTLIILLSLNSVRVEAQGIKSARLLDLLIRDYTLKSSGVRFKTGMVHTVHLPANFSGIKVDAVRFRCGSLRRYGAQVKEFHLGIGVTLQPCAERLVVIRQNLDLNWSPIYYANYDLSGYQLVSPILGLLAYNFGSDVNVSDSFEIGIHAGEKPITVDFSNASTTANVSGVRPLCASFENDGRVIIKVPESLFVCVAKRHGHYGLVIKSPPAPPPSMQMIKRKISLWKVVVGSSVGTALGVFLLGMLFVAMFVQVKKKARMEEMERRAYEEEALQVSMVGHVRAPTATVTRTTPIIEHGSRPYPS